The Paenibacillus dendritiformis region CCCGCCCCCGGCTCATGCGTGGCTGAAGCAATGGGATAGTGAACGAAGGCCCGCCCCCGGCTCATATGTGGCTGAAGCAATGGGATAGTGAACGAAGGGCCCGCCCCGGCTCATATGTGCTGAGTCGATGGGATAATGAACGAAAGGCCCGCCCCCGGCTCATGTGTGCTGAAGCAATGGGATAGTGGGCAAGAAGCAGGGGCAGTGCCTTGATCTATTTCGGCGACAGGCTCGTCTCCGCGGTCGGAACGTTAACCTGTCTGGGCTTGTCGAATTGAAGGAAAATCCACACGCCCGCAATGAGCAGGACGCAGGCGGATGCCTGCAGCGCCGTCATCATCTCGCCAAGCAGAATCCAGGCCAGCAGGCTGGCTCCAACCGGTTCGCCCAGCACGCTCATGGAGATGGAGGTGGCACTGACATATTTCAGCAGCCAGTTGAAGAGCATATGGCCGAGCACCGTCGGAATGAGCGCCATCAGCAGGAACAAGAGCCACTCGCGAGAAGGATAGCCGTTCATCGGATAGCCGGCTCCCATGTTATAGAGGGCAAGTACGGCTCCGGCGACGAAAAAGACGGTAAAGTTATATACATAAGATGAGATGCGTTGGCGCAAATCTTGGCCGAGCAGCATATGTACGACGACAGCAACGGTACCGAGCACGGACAGCAGATCGCCGTACAGCGCTTGTCCCGATAATCGCAGATCGCCCCAGCCGATCAGCAAGACGCCGAAGATGGCGATGACGATCCCGGCCAAGGCCGCCGGCGTCGTCCGCTGCTTGAACAGCCAGAATGAACCGAGCATGACAAGAATAGGCTCTAAGGACAGGATCATTGTCGAGCTCGCGACGGTTGTATGACGAAGCGATTCCATCCAGAGCAGGAAGTGGATCGCCAGGAACAGGCCGGATATCCCCATGCGCAGCCAGTCCTTGCCGCGAACCGCGCGCCATTCCGCACGATAAGCGAACGCCCAGGGCAGCAGCACGAGATTCGTGAGCAACAGGCGATACATGGCAATAATAGAAGCGGGGGCTTCCGACCATTTGACGAAAATGGCGGAAAAGGAGATTGCGATGATTCCGATAATGAGAAGCAGATAGAGATGGGATGATTTTCGGGCAGACATCGGTTTATGCACCTCGTAGTTTTTTGATCTTGGTTGTCACGATCAGCTAGTATATCGCATTTGGAAGGAACAATAAAGAGGGGGGCGGAAGAAGTTTCGGGCAGGGCATTTTGGCTGTAAGATATGAGAAACGGCAGTGAATGATGATAATGGAGGTGAGTCCGATGGATGTTCGGGTGGAACGGGACACATTCGGCGAATTGCAGGTTCCTGTGGATAAGCGATGGGGGGCTCAGACTCAGCGCAGCCTGGAGAATTTCAAAATCGGCGCAGAGAAGATGCCGCGCGAGGTCATTTACGCGCTGGCCTTGATTAAGCAGTGTGCCGCCCGCGTGAATGGCGAGCTCGGACAGCTCGAGAAGGAGAAGGGCGAGGCGATTGTTGCGGCGGCCCAGGAGCTGCTGGACGGCCGGTATGATGATCATTTTCCGCTGGTGGTCTGGCAGACGGGAAGCGGCACGCAGACGAATATGAACGTCAATGAAGTGATTGCCCATCGGGCGAATGAACTGCTGGCCGAGCAGGGGATCGTCATGCGGGTGCATCCGAATGATGATGTCAACCGATCGCAGAGCTCGAATGACACGTTCCCGACGGCGATGCATGTCGCCGCGTTCATCGCGGTGGAGGATCAAGTGCTTCCTGCGCTGCATCGGCTGAAGAGCACGCTGCTTAACCAATCGAAGCAGTTCCGCGATGTGATCAAGATTGGACGGACGCATTTGCAGGACGCGACGCCGCTTACGCTGGGGCAGGAGATCAGCGGATGGCACCGAATGCTGGAGAAGTGCGAGGAGTACATTATCGAGAGCTCCGGCGCTCTATTGGAGCTGGCGATTGGCGGAACGGCGGTCGGCACCGGGCTGAACGCGCATCCGAAGTTCGGACAATTGATGGCTAGAGAGCTGAGCAAGGCGACCGGTCGCGAGTTCATCACGGCCCGGAACAAGTTCCAGTCGCTGACCAGCCATAACGAGATCGTTCATCTCCACGGCGCGTTGAAGGCGTTGGCGGCCGACCTGATGAAGATTGCCAACGATGTGCGCTGGCTGGCAAGCGGTCCGCGAACCGGAATTGGAGAGATTCTCATTCCAGCGAATGAACCGGGGAGCTCGATTATGCCTGGCAAGGTGAATCCGACGCAAGCTGAGGCGCTTACGATGGTCGTCTGTCAGGTGATGGGCAACGATGTCACGATCGGGATGGCGGCAAGTCAGGGCAATTTTGAGCTGAATGTATACAAACCGGTGATTATATACAACTTCTTGCAGTCAGCGAAGCTGCTGGGGGATGCGATGCAATCGTTCCATGACCACTGTGTCGTCGGCATTGAACCGAACCGCAAGGTGATCCGGCGCAATCTGGAGCAGTCGTTAATGCTTGTGACCGCGCTTAACCCGCATATCGGCTACGAGAAGGCGGCGGCGATCGCGAAGCTGGCGCACCAGGAGGGGCTGACGCTGAAGGAAGCGGCCCTTCGCACCGGCCTGCTTACGGAGGAGCAGTTCGATGACATCGTGAAGCCGCAATCGATGGTATGAAGATGACCGGAAGGGGACTGCCTGATAGTTCCGGCCAGGGGGCAAAAGAACATTCAGGCGGTTCTTTTCATAACATTTTGGACGTTCATTCGGCTTCCGTCTGTGGTATGATGATATCGAAAACGCACCTGGAAGGAATGAGAGTTATGGCAGCTCATAAATACATATTGGCCGGCTATGCGGTGGATGGCGTCCTGCCGGAGATTACCCCGGTGGATGCGGCGAGTTTGACACATTTGAATGTAGCGTTCGGTTATGTGAAGGAAGACTGCATTACTGTGGCGCATTTGAAAAATCTTGGATCGATTGCTCAATTGAAGGAATATAACCCGGAGCTCCAAGTGATTCTGTCGGTGGGCGGCTGGAGCGCCGGCGGGTTCTCCGAGGCAGCGTCCACTGCGGAAGGACGCCGCAAGTTCGCGGAGTCTGCGGTTGAGATTTTGCGGAACCATCCCTTCGACGGGATCGATCTGGACTGGGAGTATCCGTGCTATTCGGAAGCGGGAATTCAATCCAGTCCGGCGGACAAGCAGAATTTCACGCTGCTGCTGCAGGAGATGCGAGAAGCCATCGACAGACAAGGGGAAGCCGATGGCCGCCATTACTTGCTGACGATTGCCGCGGGGGCCGATCAGTATTACATCGACGGAACCGAGATGGATAAGGTGCAATCATACCTCGATTTCATTCAGCTGATGACCTATGATATGCGCGGCGGATTCCAGACTCTGACCGGGCACCACACCAATCTGTATGCGTCGACGGGAGACCTGTTCCGCATCAGCGTGGACGCATCGGTTCGTCTCTTCACGAACGCAGGCGTGCCGCGCGAGAAAATCGTCATTGGCGCCGCCTTCTATTCGAGAATGTGGAAGGATGTTCCGGCCGTCAATAACGGCTATCTGCAAATGACCCCGGGATCCGGCGGCTACGGGCCGGACTACTCCCGTCTCGCGGAAGAATATATCAACCGCAACGGCTTCACCCGCTACTGGGATGACGAAGCGAAGGCGCCGTACCTGTTCGACGGCAGCACCTTCATTACGTACGATGACGAGGAGTCGCTGGCGTGCAAGTGCAGCTATATTCAAGAGCAGAATCTGAGAGGGATCATGTTCTGGGAGTACAGCTGCGACAAGACGGGCACGCTGCTGAGCGCGATGTACAACGGATTCAAGGGCTGAACGGGGCAAGACCGGCTCCGGATCGGCATGTTCCGGTCCGGTGCATATTGAGGACAAACGAAAAGCTAGAGATGCAACGGCGAATCGATAAGATTCGCCTGTTTTTATGTTAGCGGGCAAGGGGCCGTAACGTGAATGGAGTAGCCTGGGCAGGGGCAGTCGAAGGAAAAGGAACATTTTGTCACGATACGTTCAAATATCGTTCACCTTCCGTTCATAATACGTCCATATTCGTGATCTGTATTATAGCTATACTGGTTGTAAGGGAGAGAAAACGATGAAGCATGACAGCGAATGGTTCATCCGCATCGCTGCCATCTACTCGCTTATAGGCGCCTTGCACGGCACCGGCCTATTCTACTACATATTCTCAGATTGCTGGTCGCTATTTTTCTCTTTCTTGCCATTGTCCTGTTCGACAAGCGGCTGTTCGCCAAGAGTTAACGCTCTTGGACGGTAGGAACGAGTCAATTGGATAAGGAGGTCTTTGTGGTGAACAAGAAATTTGCTCTCGCGGCAATGACAATGCTGTTGGCTGTCTCGTTGGCTGCCTGCGGCGGCGGGAACAAGGATGCGGGTGCATCCAACAATGAAGGGGCGGCTCCGGCAGCTTCTTCCGGCGATGTGCAGGCAGTAACGCTGAAGGCCAAAAACTTCGAGTTCGATCAGACCGAGATTCGGGTCAAGAAAGGTCAGACGGTCAAGCTTACATTCGAGAACGAGCAGGGCATTCATGGCGTAGAGATCCCGGATTTGAATGTGAAGCTCGATCAGCCGGGCACGACCGAATTCGTGGCTGACAAGGAAGGGACTTACGAGTTCAAATGCTCGATTATGTGCGGTTCCGGCCATAACGACATGGTCGGCAAAATTATCGTTGAGTAATCGGAACCGGGATGAGTGGTTCAACGCAACGCATGGCCTGTCTGCGGAGAGGCTGTGCGTTTCTTTGTTGGATGCCGCTGTCATCGCCTAAGGAGTGAATAGGATGTCTCGGAAAAAAGGCTGGATTGCCCTCATTGCGGCAGCGATCATGATTGGGGCGCTGTTCGTCGTTCCGGTGACGCTGCATCCCCCGGATTCGACCCGAATCGTCCTGGATCATACCTATCAGACGTATATTACGCCTCCGTGCTACGACCGGGCGGAGGTCACCAACAATTTGGCGGAGGGCGCCCTCAAGCATTTGAAGGACTACTCGTCCTATTTGCCTGAGTCGGCATGCACCCGTGATTCTCTGGCGCCGCAGGAGGTTACGGCCAGCGTATGGCTGGGCCAGATGCTGGGCATCGGCAAGGGGCCGTGGGATTGGTAGGCCACCATATGCGGGGAAGCATCCGAAAGAGAACAAAGCAGCTCACAGGAGCTGCTTTGTCTGATCATCGGCTCCTGCCGATGATGGGCTGGTGGGGCGAGAGTGATTCGCCGGTTCCAGCTGTGGCCGCCTGCCGTTATGACGCGCAGGAAGCTAGTCGATCTTGGCGCCATGGGAGCGGGCGAAGGCGACGGCTTGTCCGCTATCGAGACGCACGCCCTGAATATCAAGTCCTTTCCAATGGATGCCTTCCAGATTGGCTCCGCGCAGATCGGCGCCCTTCCAGGACACCTTCGTCAACATCGCATGCGTCAGATCGGCGTCTCGCAAATCCGCCTTATCGAGCCGGCATTCCGACAAGTCGGCCTCGATCAGCCTCACGCCGCGCAGCTTCTGCTTGGTGAGATTCGCATGCCGCATATGGGTGTACGACCAATCGCCCCCCACTATCGTAATTCCGTCCCAGTTCGCATTGGCGAAATCGGTGCCGACCATTTTACATTCCTCGAACTTGGAGGCGAACAGATTGACGCCGACGAAGCGGCAGTTGGTGAACGCGCTGCGCGTATGAATGGAGCCGTTCAGAATGGCGCCTGTAAAATCACAATCGATGAACTGGCAGCCCCAAGTCCATGCTTCCTCCATGCCGGTGCTGCGGAAGCGGCAGTTGGCGAAGACGCAGTTCCGCAGCTCGCCGTCCCGCAGATCGGCATGGCTGAAATCTACGCCTTCATAGTGCTGGTCAACATATTGATACATCGCAATGAAGCCTCCAATGACTGCTTGCCCGAATCGAATTATTTCCCTACGGACAGTTGCTAACCTGATATCCTTCATCGTATCAAGATTGCCGCCAACGGGCAATGCGTTATCATTCCGTCTTAGCGTTAAAAACTCGGGCCGGCTCGTCGGCTGTCCGCATCCTACTCGGCGTGCTTACAACCGAAGCTTGAACGACTTGCTCCAGAGCGGGTACAGCCATTTGACGCCGCGCGGCGTGAGCGTGTCCGCAATGAGATGGGACATATACCCGGCCGTGGCGACAGCGGCGACCCCGTCCAGCTGCAGCTCATGCTCCAGTCCCAATCCTATGTACCCCCAAGCACAGGCGGCCCATACCGTATGCGTCAGCCCCCGGTGCCGGAGCCAGGGAGCGATCGCGATGAACAGCCCGAGTCCGATGAGCCAATACCGGTCCGATGTCCAGCCGGAATAAATAAGTGCGCAGCCTACCAAGCTGACCAGGCCATTGCGAATGGCCCCTTCCTTGGCGATAAAGCCGGTAAGCAGAAGAACGACGGAGATGACGGTCCATTCCCGGTGCTCGATTCCATACACGGCATACAGAATCAGGACGGCTGAGACAAGCAGCCCTCCGGTCCATACAAGCAGCTCATGAAGCAGCTTCGACAGCTTGCCCAGCTTGCTGCTAAGCAGAGAGGGTCCGTCCAGATCGGCGCTTAAGGCGGAGAAGGCCGAGACCGCGACATACAGGGCGGCATGCTTCCAGCTGAACGGATAATAGATTGCCGCAGCCGTGCCGATTGCGGTTCCGATAGCAAGATGTGTTGAGCCTTTCATGATAACCTCCTCTGATCCCCTTGCAAACATATGTTTGCGTACCCCTGATTATACTTGCTTTCGTTCCTTGGGGCAACCAACAGCGGACCTAATTGTTGCTTCAGGACAAGGTATAAAAGGCGGGGAGGGTTTGCACATTATGAAAAGGCTGGAAAATTGGATTGGAGGGTCACCATGAGAGCGGTTACGTATCAAGGTCCGAAAAAGGTCGAAGTGAAGCAGGTGGAAGACCCGCGCATCGAGAAGCCGGACGATATCGTGATTCGCATTACTTCGACGGCGATTTGCGGATCCGACCTGCATTTGTATCAAGGCAATATTCCGCTGCCTGACGGATATATTATCGGCCATGAGCCGATGGGCATCGTGGAAGAGGCGGGCCCGGAGGTAACGAAGGTGAAAAAAGGCGATCGCGTAGTCATTCCGTTCACCGTCGCATGCGGCCAATGCGTGTATTGTCAGGATGGATTGGAGAGCCAGTGCGATCAGGCGAATCCTCATTATGATTCAGGAGGATATCTCGGCTATAGCGAGAAGTTCGGCAATTACCCGGGAGGGCAGGCAGAGCTGCTGCGGGTGCCGTTCGGCAACTTCATGCCGCTCGTCATCCCCGAGTCATGCGAGCTGGAGGATGAATCGCTTCTCTTCCTCTCGGATGTGCTGCCTACGGCGTATTGGAGCGTGGAGAACGCCGGGGTCAAGGCGGGCGATACGGTCATCGTGCTCGGATGCGGTCCGGTCGGCCTGATGGCGCAGCGCTTCGCCTGGA contains the following coding sequences:
- a CDS encoding DMT family transporter; translation: MSARKSSHLYLLLIIGIIAISFSAIFVKWSEAPASIIAMYRLLLTNLVLLPWAFAYRAEWRAVRGKDWLRMGISGLFLAIHFLLWMESLRHTTVASSTMILSLEPILVMLGSFWLFKQRTTPAALAGIVIAIFGVLLIGWGDLRLSGQALYGDLLSVLGTVAVVVHMLLGQDLRQRISSYVYNFTVFFVAGAVLALYNMGAGYPMNGYPSREWLLFLLMALIPTVLGHMLFNWLLKYVSATSISMSVLGEPVGASLLAWILLGEMMTALQASACVLLIAGVWIFLQFDKPRQVNVPTAETSLSPK
- the fumC gene encoding class II fumarate hydratase, with translation MDVRVERDTFGELQVPVDKRWGAQTQRSLENFKIGAEKMPREVIYALALIKQCAARVNGELGQLEKEKGEAIVAAAQELLDGRYDDHFPLVVWQTGSGTQTNMNVNEVIAHRANELLAEQGIVMRVHPNDDVNRSQSSNDTFPTAMHVAAFIAVEDQVLPALHRLKSTLLNQSKQFRDVIKIGRTHLQDATPLTLGQEISGWHRMLEKCEEYIIESSGALLELAIGGTAVGTGLNAHPKFGQLMARELSKATGREFITARNKFQSLTSHNEIVHLHGALKALAADLMKIANDVRWLASGPRTGIGEILIPANEPGSSIMPGKVNPTQAEALTMVVCQVMGNDVTIGMAASQGNFELNVYKPVIIYNFLQSAKLLGDAMQSFHDHCVVGIEPNRKVIRRNLEQSLMLVTALNPHIGYEKAAAIAKLAHQEGLTLKEAALRTGLLTEEQFDDIVKPQSMV
- a CDS encoding glycoside hydrolase family 18 protein gives rise to the protein MAAHKYILAGYAVDGVLPEITPVDAASLTHLNVAFGYVKEDCITVAHLKNLGSIAQLKEYNPELQVILSVGGWSAGGFSEAASTAEGRRKFAESAVEILRNHPFDGIDLDWEYPCYSEAGIQSSPADKQNFTLLLQEMREAIDRQGEADGRHYLLTIAAGADQYYIDGTEMDKVQSYLDFIQLMTYDMRGGFQTLTGHHTNLYASTGDLFRISVDASVRLFTNAGVPREKIVIGAAFYSRMWKDVPAVNNGYLQMTPGSGGYGPDYSRLAEEYINRNGFTRYWDDEAKAPYLFDGSTFITYDDEESLACKCSYIQEQNLRGIMFWEYSCDKTGTLLSAMYNGFKG
- a CDS encoding cupredoxin domain-containing protein, translated to MNKKFALAAMTMLLAVSLAACGGGNKDAGASNNEGAAPAASSGDVQAVTLKAKNFEFDQTEIRVKKGQTVKLTFENEQGIHGVEIPDLNVKLDQPGTTEFVADKEGTYEFKCSIMCGSGHNDMVGKIIVE
- a CDS encoding pentapeptide repeat-containing protein; translated protein: MYQYVDQHYEGVDFSHADLRDGELRNCVFANCRFRSTGMEEAWTWGCQFIDCDFTGAILNGSIHTRSAFTNCRFVGVNLFASKFEECKMVGTDFANANWDGITIVGGDWSYTHMRHANLTKQKLRGVRLIEADLSECRLDKADLRDADLTHAMLTKVSWKGADLRGANLEGIHWKGLDIQGVRLDSGQAVAFARSHGAKID
- a CDS encoding metal-dependent hydrolase, whose product is MKGSTHLAIGTAIGTAAAIYYPFSWKHAALYVAVSAFSALSADLDGPSLLSSKLGKLSKLLHELLVWTGGLLVSAVLILYAVYGIEHREWTVISVVLLLTGFIAKEGAIRNGLVSLVGCALIYSGWTSDRYWLIGLGLFIAIAPWLRHRGLTHTVWAACAWGYIGLGLEHELQLDGVAAVATAGYMSHLIADTLTPRGVKWLYPLWSKSFKLRL
- a CDS encoding zinc-dependent alcohol dehydrogenase, yielding MRAVTYQGPKKVEVKQVEDPRIEKPDDIVIRITSTAICGSDLHLYQGNIPLPDGYIIGHEPMGIVEEAGPEVTKVKKGDRVVIPFTVACGQCVYCQDGLESQCDQANPHYDSGGYLGYSEKFGNYPGGQAELLRVPFGNFMPLVIPESCELEDESLLFLSDVLPTAYWSVENAGVKAGDTVIVLGCGPVGLMAQRFAWMRGAKRVIAVDHLPYRMQHAERINKVEVFDFTAHDDMGEHLKDITSGGADVVIDCVGMDGKKSALEFIEQKLKLQGGTLGPIQIATKAVRKCGTVQITGVYGSTYNMFPLGAFFARNVTLKMGQAPVVHFMPELYRKIVNREFDPRELITHKLPLAEAGRGYQLFNDHEDNCIKVVLKP